In Staphylococcus lloydii, the following proteins share a genomic window:
- a CDS encoding DUF6583 family protein, with translation MSKLVKIIIAAVIALLLIVGIGGAITYYLVKNTPKNTYLLSEQETAKKLQDYGKDRFKNEFKFQDKLKDSAYLVNMNLSADVPEKLLKSSDITKSTVDSSKINLKVGHDPDKDKSLLALNPTIADNEIGKFQWAADSKNQYFEAPILDDSYKAKNSELVDVYKKITGDSPSSSSYSSSSKYSSGQNNITNDSLNLNTILSSAQISNDDVKDIGNHYSKFIVDKLDKDNFKKDNAKVTVDGKKEDVKKVTMKLSRGETKKLTVAVLKEAKKDGDIKKIAKDKFQNKSYKQSINKALKDAKKADSDKYPKITSTIWEKDNQILKRDLLLKGQYGSDVKVTGTSRISDDKLFVDYKVKQRQDTFSIKGNSKKHGDNYTDKYTLGSKNSYKSDAIVISNKEKQNGDNRTDKGDIKKKSKYDSASVKYNNVLNSDPKNNTQKQKLDITTDVEDEPVTFTLDGNVKLKKPINFSTSGAKDLNTMSDSDYKKAQKAISKNTGDLVKKLQKDIKK, from the coding sequence ATGTCTAAATTAGTGAAAATTATAATTGCTGCGGTTATTGCATTGCTGCTTATTGTAGGAATTGGGGGCGCAATAACATACTATTTAGTGAAGAATACGCCTAAGAACACCTACTTGTTGAGTGAACAAGAAACAGCCAAGAAACTTCAAGATTATGGGAAAGATCGCTTTAAGAATGAATTTAAGTTTCAAGATAAGTTGAAAGATAGTGCCTACTTAGTAAACATGAATCTCAGTGCAGATGTACCAGAAAAATTATTGAAATCTTCTGACATTACAAAATCTACTGTTGATTCATCAAAAATAAACTTAAAAGTGGGACACGACCCTGATAAAGATAAATCACTGTTAGCCTTGAATCCAACAATTGCTGATAACGAAATCGGCAAATTCCAATGGGCCGCTGATAGTAAAAACCAATATTTTGAAGCACCTATTTTGGATGATAGTTACAAAGCAAAAAATAGTGAACTTGTAGATGTTTATAAAAAAATTACAGGCGATTCACCTTCATCGTCTAGTTACTCAAGTTCATCAAAATATTCAAGCGGTCAAAACAATATCACAAACGATAGCTTAAACTTAAATACTATTTTGTCTAGTGCTCAAATTTCTAATGACGACGTAAAAGATATTGGGAATCATTACAGTAAATTTATCGTTGATAAATTAGATAAAGACAATTTCAAAAAAGATAATGCGAAAGTTACTGTAGATGGTAAAAAAGAAGATGTTAAGAAAGTTACGATGAAATTAAGCCGTGGCGAAACGAAAAAATTAACGGTAGCTGTCTTGAAAGAAGCAAAAAAAGATGGTGACATTAAGAAAATTGCTAAAGATAAATTCCAAAACAAATCATATAAGCAATCTATCAACAAAGCATTAAAAGATGCTAAAAAAGCCGACTCAGATAAATATCCGAAAATCACTTCTACAATTTGGGAAAAAGACAATCAAATTTTAAAACGTGACCTATTACTTAAGGGACAATATGGTTCAGACGTCAAAGTTACAGGTACAAGCCGCATTAGTGATGATAAACTATTTGTAGACTACAAAGTAAAACAACGACAAGATACATTTAGCATTAAAGGTAACTCTAAGAAACATGGCGATAACTATACAGACAAATATACATTAGGTTCAAAAAATAGCTACAAATCAGATGCTATTGTTATTTCCAATAAAGAAAAACAAAATGGTGATAACCGTACTGACAAAGGTGATATCAAGAAGAAATCAAAATATGATTCTGCTTCAGTAAAATACAATAATGTATTAAACAGTGATCCAAAAAATAATACACAAAAACAAAAACTTGATATTACAACTGATGTCGAAGACGAACCAGTTACATTTACATTAGATGGTAATGTTAAACTTAAAAAACCAATTAACTTCAGTACTTCAGGTGCTAAAGACTTAAATACTATGTCTGACTCTGATTACAAAAAAGCACAAAAAGCAATTTCTAAAAATACTGGCGATTTAGTAAAAAAATTACAAAAAGACATTAAAAAATAA
- a CDS encoding ABC transporter ATP-binding protein, whose product MIELTNINKSFRNLHIFNNLNMTFNDKQLTVLLGENGAGKSTLLRLIATLENPNSGTIQYFGEHLNKQSVRHLIGYIPQDIALFEHMTVNENINCFKALSKNPISDSTIDNYAQQLNLTERESIVANLSGGTKRKVNVLIGLLSNPKVLILDEPTVGIDLKSRYDIHHLLNNMKSQRLIILTTHHLDEVEALADNIKVIGSDPFYREVLKEKNWSFEVYDNTQEAH is encoded by the coding sequence ATGATTGAACTTACGAATATTAATAAAAGTTTTCGCAATTTGCATATTTTCAACAATCTGAATATGACTTTTAACGATAAACAGTTAACGGTATTACTCGGTGAAAATGGTGCAGGTAAATCAACCTTACTCCGATTAATCGCCACGTTAGAAAACCCTAATAGTGGTACGATTCAATACTTTGGCGAACATTTGAATAAACAAAGTGTACGTCATTTAATCGGTTATATACCTCAAGATATTGCTTTATTCGAACATATGACTGTGAACGAAAACATTAATTGCTTTAAAGCATTATCCAAAAATCCAATTTCTGACTCAACCATAGACAATTATGCGCAACAACTTAATTTAACTGAAAGAGAGTCAATAGTAGCTAACTTATCCGGTGGCACTAAACGCAAAGTAAATGTGTTAATTGGTTTATTGAGCAACCCTAAAGTACTTATTTTAGATGAACCGACGGTAGGTATTGATTTGAAATCACGTTATGATATTCATCATTTACTTAACAATATGAAATCACAACGTCTTATTATTCTAACGACGCATCATTTAGATGAGGTAGAAGCGCTTGCTGATAATATTAAAGTTATTGGTAGCGATCCTTTTTATCGTGAAGTATTAAAAGAGAAAAATTGGTCATTCGAAGTGTATGATAATACACAAGAAGCACATTAA
- a CDS encoding MurR/RpiR family transcriptional regulator: MSKDIIKAIEEQYDALSAGKKKVATYILNYTKACSYMTLAELQKATQVSEATIIRFAYTVGFAGYTEMQNAIRAYVFDTESKAEPNTSSILEPINQDITLIQDVASSLDEPAVKQAMQFIHDAQHVYIIGNNTSYGAAHWFGYVLGTYKSNVTVVTKQQMNKYLLDMQHNDVVVAISFPRYHKDTTAFVKNAVKQQARIISITDNQVSPIYKLADTVFFAKTNRDVSGYNEIAPIISLLNVIITQYRENYNDEVKTRIQQLEQLNDENQDLVE; the protein is encoded by the coding sequence ATGTCAAAAGATATCATTAAGGCAATTGAAGAACAATATGACGCATTATCGGCAGGGAAGAAAAAGGTTGCAACATATATTTTAAATTATACGAAAGCATGTAGTTATATGACATTAGCTGAATTACAAAAAGCGACACAAGTAAGTGAAGCAACAATTATAAGATTTGCATATACTGTGGGATTTGCTGGATATACGGAGATGCAAAATGCGATTAGAGCATATGTGTTTGATACGGAATCAAAGGCGGAACCTAATACGTCATCGATACTTGAGCCTATTAACCAAGATATTACATTAATTCAAGATGTAGCGTCATCGTTGGATGAACCAGCTGTAAAGCAAGCAATGCAATTCATCCATGATGCACAACATGTATATATTATAGGAAATAATACATCATATGGTGCGGCACACTGGTTTGGCTATGTATTAGGTACGTATAAATCAAATGTCACTGTCGTGACGAAACAACAGATGAATAAATACTTGTTAGACATGCAGCATAATGATGTTGTCGTAGCCATTTCTTTTCCGAGATACCATAAAGATACGACGGCGTTTGTAAAAAATGCTGTGAAACAACAAGCCCGTATTATAAGTATTACGGATAATCAAGTGTCACCAATATATAAATTGGCTGATACGGTGTTTTTTGCGAAAACCAATAGAGACGTGAGTGGTTATAACGAAATAGCCCCGATTATTAGTTTACTTAACGTAATCATCACACAATATAGAGAAAATTATAACGATGAAGTAAAAACGCGTATTCAACAATTGGAACAATTAAATGATGAAAATCAAGATTTAGTGGAATAG
- a CDS encoding M20 family metallopeptidase produces MSRIKDYIAEHEADIIADIKALVQKQSPTAQKEAVDAAGLWIQDKIKSYLDIEPEIIEQQHTGNHIRFHMGEGDEQILVSGHFDTVWGFDDLALIEDGDTIYGPGVIDMKTGVVQVLWALRALKEQNIPTTKKVVVLFNGDHEGIASPTSRPYIEEEARNSAYGLVAEAATGESGALKTFRKGIYRYTIDFKGISAHAGNDHRAGESAILEAAHFIERLESFTNYDTGTTVNVGTITGGTGINVRPDSAQIKVDVRVKNNEEGQKIDERIQGLEPQNSKIEVTIDGGEVRPVMEKTDATEQLFQHAQALAQDLDFELEQVAVGGGSDGSFIAAQGTPTLDGLGGVGGGPHARNEHINKTYVVDRTSLLATLFEQL; encoded by the coding sequence TTGTCACGAATAAAAGACTATATTGCTGAACATGAAGCAGATATTATCGCAGACATAAAAGCCCTAGTGCAAAAGCAGTCACCAACAGCGCAAAAAGAGGCTGTGGACGCGGCAGGGTTATGGATTCAAGATAAAATCAAAAGCTATTTAGATATTGAACCAGAAATCATCGAACAACAGCATACGGGTAACCATATTCGTTTTCACATGGGTGAAGGTGATGAACAAATCTTAGTAAGTGGTCATTTTGATACGGTATGGGGCTTTGATGATCTAGCACTGATTGAAGATGGCGATACAATTTATGGTCCGGGTGTTATCGATATGAAAACCGGTGTCGTTCAAGTGCTATGGGCATTACGTGCCTTAAAAGAACAAAATATCCCAACGACTAAAAAAGTTGTCGTCTTATTCAATGGAGACCATGAAGGTATTGCGTCTCCAACTTCAAGACCTTATATCGAAGAAGAAGCACGCAACAGTGCTTATGGTTTAGTTGCTGAAGCAGCGACAGGTGAAAGTGGTGCGTTGAAAACTTTTCGTAAAGGAATTTACCGATATACGATAGATTTTAAAGGCATTAGTGCTCATGCTGGTAATGATCACCGAGCAGGTGAAAGTGCAATTTTAGAAGCGGCTCATTTTATTGAACGTTTAGAAAGTTTCACAAATTATGATACAGGTACTACAGTTAACGTTGGTACAATAACAGGTGGAACAGGGATAAATGTTAGACCAGATAGCGCTCAAATTAAAGTAGACGTACGCGTGAAGAACAACGAGGAAGGTCAAAAAATAGATGAGCGTATTCAAGGTTTAGAACCGCAAAATTCAAAAATAGAAGTAACTATTGATGGTGGAGAAGTTAGACCCGTGATGGAAAAAACAGATGCTACAGAGCAGTTATTTCAACACGCACAGGCACTTGCTCAAGATTTAGATTTTGAATTAGAACAAGTTGCCGTAGGTGGCGGTAGCGATGGTAGTTTTATTGCCGCACAAGGTACGCCGACATTAGACGGTTTAGGTGGTGTAGGAGGAGGCCCTCATGCCCGTAACGAACATATTAATAAGACATATGTCGTTGATAGAACATCGCTTTTAGCTACGCTATTTGAACAATTATAA
- a CDS encoding ABC transporter permease, translating into MMKSYVYLVVIKQWKHYLALIGILLCVAFIIWVVQQNLNKTLRIPVAVQDMSNSPQSKELVNKLRHHDIIQLEKIPKDDGYIDERVSKKEAVVSMKIPKDYATKLTHNHLQHSINLYARDDFIGSIALEIISKSIYEQQIPNIVKKHTKSAHKNYTLTTIKQRVTDKTPSSKIGYQALKHTSNHSISVSVIFALLLCVSTIQIILHQRLKQNAALNRLALFRYSKAKLYLTYICTHTLLLMCFLGIIALLMQQQLSFIFYLRSLLIIIIFECGIAWLLFKVNTLSHRLFMSLIYGVTIAIIYIFLQF; encoded by the coding sequence ATGATGAAATCATATGTATATCTCGTAGTTATAAAACAATGGAAACACTATTTAGCATTAATTGGCATCTTACTGTGCGTGGCATTTATTATTTGGGTCGTTCAACAAAACTTAAATAAAACTTTACGTATCCCCGTCGCAGTACAAGATATGAGTAACAGCCCACAATCAAAAGAACTCGTTAATAAATTACGTCATCATGATATTATTCAACTGGAAAAAATACCGAAAGACGATGGTTATATTGATGAACGTGTATCCAAAAAAGAAGCCGTCGTTAGTATGAAAATACCAAAGGATTATGCGACTAAACTTACTCATAATCATTTACAACATTCAATTAACTTATACGCCCGAGATGATTTTATTGGCAGTATTGCCCTGGAAATAATTAGCAAATCCATATATGAACAACAAATACCGAATATCGTTAAAAAGCATACTAAGTCAGCGCATAAAAACTACACCCTGACGACTATCAAACAACGTGTAACGGATAAGACTCCTTCTTCCAAAATAGGTTATCAAGCATTAAAGCATACATCTAATCACTCTATATCCGTAAGCGTCATTTTTGCTTTATTACTATGTGTGAGTACAATTCAAATCATCCTACATCAACGATTGAAACAAAATGCAGCATTAAATCGTTTAGCGCTCTTTCGATATAGCAAGGCTAAATTGTACTTAACCTATATTTGTACCCATACATTACTCTTAATGTGCTTTTTAGGAATCATTGCTTTACTTATGCAGCAACAACTTAGCTTTATATTTTATTTACGCTCATTATTAATTATTATAATTTTCGAATGTGGCATAGCTTGGTTACTATTCAAAGTTAACACCTTGAGCCATCGACTTTTTATGTCACTAATATACGGCGTGACGATTGCTATAATCTATATCTTTTTACAATTTTAG
- a CDS encoding ABC transporter permease, with protein MKTLQLFRIYHSFLLKKWYLLLYIAVIIIALLSTLLIIQHVKQQDAKFNIGIVDEDHSKETKLILNSMGNGKNLSKDIRLKQYNKHQAHRLLQQQKLEGYYVFEPGMTQAFYHSGKLPITVYTYDTQSTKSIAIHQLTDSVYSRLMQAMGGGLAYTSLTPHATKHQTFILLTDLLFTGLNRTGSFDYHPLKLYDTGSYYVITGYLISIFIVFLSLFSILKMNQDTALKNRLSMFHFSFEKLTLIRSLFSLSYTIIWTVIGYLWILHSLPHTFESYNWPTVVIHLTYYVSMITIWLTIIELISFGWLNYLFKMILTLFIVLCSGMTVPTIYFKHLFGGLFIAQPFSLVTNQMLEITLNNFILDTSPVFYSSLIISIILLAITLVWRYRR; from the coding sequence ATGAAAACATTACAATTGTTTCGCATTTATCACTCCTTTTTATTAAAAAAATGGTATTTATTACTTTATATCGCAGTAATCATTATCGCCCTTTTATCAACATTACTTATTATTCAACATGTTAAGCAACAAGATGCTAAATTTAATATTGGCATTGTTGATGAAGATCATTCCAAAGAAACAAAACTAATATTAAACTCTATGGGTAATGGTAAAAACTTAAGCAAAGATATTCGGTTAAAGCAATATAATAAGCACCAAGCACACCGACTATTACAACAGCAAAAACTTGAAGGCTATTATGTTTTTGAACCCGGTATGACGCAAGCTTTTTACCATAGTGGTAAGCTGCCAATTACCGTGTATACATACGATACACAATCTACAAAAAGTATTGCTATTCATCAGTTAACCGATTCTGTTTATAGTAGATTAATGCAAGCAATGGGTGGAGGTCTAGCCTACACTAGCCTTACACCACATGCGACTAAACACCAAACTTTTATCTTACTAACAGATTTATTATTTACAGGCTTAAATCGTACAGGTTCTTTCGATTATCATCCTTTAAAGCTCTACGATACCGGTAGTTATTACGTTATTACTGGGTACTTGATTTCAATTTTCATCGTCTTTTTATCGCTATTTTCTATATTAAAAATGAATCAAGACACTGCGCTTAAAAACAGGTTAAGCATGTTTCACTTTTCATTTGAAAAATTAACTTTAATTCGCAGCCTATTTAGTCTTAGTTATACGATAATTTGGACTGTTATTGGCTATTTGTGGATTTTGCACAGTTTACCTCATACATTTGAAAGTTATAATTGGCCGACAGTCGTCATTCACTTAACCTATTACGTCAGCATGATTACAATATGGTTAACAATTATCGAATTAATTAGCTTCGGTTGGCTTAATTATCTGTTTAAAATGATATTAACGTTATTTATCGTATTATGTTCAGGCATGACTGTGCCAACGATATATTTCAAACATTTATTTGGCGGTTTATTTATTGCACAACCGTTCAGTTTAGTGACGAATCAAATGTTAGAAATTACTCTAAATAACTTTATTTTAGATACTTCACCTGTATTTTATAGTAGTCTTATAATTTCTATTATTTTGCTCGCTATAACCCTCGTTTGGAGGTATCGTCGATGA